In a genomic window of Variovorax paradoxus:
- a CDS encoding cytosine permease translates to MAHDDTSNPLANEALTPLPASQRVFGWHDHASLWFSLGVGLLVMQIGAYLVPAVGTRDAAIAIALGSCLGAALLAWTARLGCESGLASAGLMHATYGSAFARLPVLLNIVQLVGWTTFELVIMREGTQAIGQSVAGPWLGSAWGGVATTLLWGAVLLALLAGSMVKLVRRFVSRFGLPLVVLSLLWLSWQFATQLHAKGFDAFWSRPGDGSMGMFGALDLVIAMPVSWLPLVADYARHGKRSAGGLGSAFSGTWIGYALANIWCYALGVMVVSVAEPGTSLVTALLLAQGGLVALGLILIDELDNAYGDVYSGSVSTHSLLPRWSVKRWGLLLAVLCIALALVLPMHTLEPFLLLLSSVFVPLYGVILGRLGGGRAVAPAGARPKVDLAAALIWIAGIAAYHALAKWAPQFGSALPTLALTFVLAWLSRPKPAAAGAASALAQSRG, encoded by the coding sequence ATGGCACACGACGACACATCGAACCCTCTCGCCAACGAGGCGCTGACGCCGCTGCCGGCGTCGCAGCGCGTCTTCGGCTGGCACGACCATGCCTCGCTCTGGTTCAGCCTGGGCGTGGGCCTGCTGGTGATGCAGATCGGCGCCTACCTGGTGCCGGCCGTGGGCACGCGCGACGCGGCGATCGCGATCGCGCTGGGCTCGTGCCTCGGCGCCGCGCTGCTGGCCTGGACCGCGCGCCTGGGCTGCGAGAGCGGTCTGGCCAGCGCGGGCCTGATGCATGCCACCTACGGCAGCGCCTTCGCGCGGCTGCCGGTGCTGCTCAACATCGTGCAGCTGGTGGGCTGGACCACCTTCGAGCTGGTGATCATGCGCGAGGGCACGCAGGCCATCGGCCAGTCGGTGGCCGGGCCATGGCTGGGCAGTGCCTGGGGCGGCGTGGCGACCACGCTGCTGTGGGGCGCGGTGCTGCTGGCGCTGCTCGCGGGCTCGATGGTGAAGCTGGTGCGGCGCTTCGTGAGCCGCTTCGGGTTGCCGCTGGTGGTGCTGTCGCTGCTGTGGCTCAGCTGGCAATTCGCAACGCAGTTGCATGCCAAGGGCTTCGATGCCTTCTGGTCGCGCCCGGGCGACGGCAGCATGGGCATGTTCGGCGCCCTCGACCTCGTGATCGCGATGCCGGTGTCGTGGCTGCCGCTGGTGGCCGACTATGCGCGCCACGGCAAGCGCAGCGCCGGCGGGCTCGGCAGCGCCTTCAGCGGCACCTGGATCGGCTATGCGCTGGCCAACATCTGGTGCTATGCGCTGGGCGTGATGGTGGTCAGCGTGGCCGAGCCCGGCACCAGCCTGGTCACGGCGCTGCTGCTGGCGCAGGGCGGGCTGGTGGCGCTGGGCCTGATCCTGATCGACGAGCTCGACAACGCCTATGGCGACGTCTATTCGGGTTCGGTCTCCACCCACAGCCTGCTGCCGCGCTGGAGCGTGAAGCGCTGGGGCCTGCTGCTGGCCGTGCTGTGCATCGCGCTCGCGCTGGTGCTACCGATGCACACGCTCGAGCCCTTCCTGCTGCTGCTGAGCTCGGTGTTCGTGCCGCTCTACGGCGTGATCCTCGGGCGGCTGGGCGGCGGCCGCGCGGTGGCGCCGGCCGGCGCGCGCCCCAAGGTCGACCTGGCGGCGGCGCTGATCTGGATCGCGGGCATTGCGGCCTACCACGCGCTCGCGAAGTGGGCGCCGCAGTTCGGCTCGGCGCTGCCGACGCTCGCGCTGACCTTCGTGCTGGCCTGGCTCAGCCGGCCGAAGCCCGCAGCGGCAGGCGCTGCGTCGGCACTGGCGCAAAGCCGTGGTTGA
- a CDS encoding DUF2513 domain-containing protein, giving the protein MKLDWDLVRDVLTEIEEMSALQKNEASFEADYDGETAADVRARHVLLLGEAGFVKGIRADDSDRDRLMLPDLTWEGHQLLATIRSQSVWERLKKTAKDKGLALSFDLVKIGGKLALEQILKGGSSDTTLSA; this is encoded by the coding sequence ATGAAGCTCGATTGGGATCTAGTCCGAGATGTTTTGACCGAGATCGAGGAGATGTCCGCTCTGCAGAAAAATGAAGCCAGCTTCGAAGCCGACTACGACGGAGAGACAGCCGCAGATGTCCGGGCGCGCCATGTTCTCTTGCTCGGCGAAGCCGGTTTCGTGAAGGGCATTCGCGCCGACGACAGCGACAGAGATCGATTGATGCTGCCAGACTTGACGTGGGAAGGTCACCAGTTGTTGGCAACCATCCGCTCGCAGAGCGTCTGGGAAAGGCTGAAGAAGACCGCCAAGGATAAAGGCCTGGCGCTGTCCTTCGACCTTGTGAAGATCGGCGGCAAGCTGGCGCTGGAGCAGATCCTCAAAGGCGGCTCTTCGGACACCACGCTTTCCGCGTAG
- a CDS encoding thermonuclease family protein has translation MLAALLALPFFAAAESRTCLVVGVSDGDTITARCGAAGSYEQVKVRFNGIDAPEKRQPFGERAKQAMSDLVYMKTVELDCRKTDRYGRSVCRVHVAPASAPRGPATLDAGLAMITLGLAWWYRDYAREQTPQERGQYEFAEQEARAKGAGLWVDKRAMAPWEWRRERRSKP, from the coding sequence ATCCTTGCTGCCCTACTCGCCCTGCCCTTCTTCGCCGCGGCCGAGTCCCGGACGTGCCTCGTTGTCGGCGTCAGCGACGGCGACACCATCACCGCGCGCTGCGGCGCCGCGGGCAGCTACGAACAGGTGAAGGTGCGCTTCAACGGCATCGACGCGCCGGAAAAGCGGCAGCCATTCGGCGAGCGCGCGAAGCAGGCGATGTCCGACCTGGTCTACATGAAGACCGTCGAGCTCGACTGCCGCAAGACGGATCGCTACGGCCGCAGCGTGTGCCGCGTGCACGTCGCTCCAGCCTCGGCGCCGCGCGGCCCGGCTACGCTCGACGCCGGCCTGGCCATGATCACGCTGGGCCTCGCATGGTGGTACCGGGACTACGCACGCGAGCAGACGCCGCAGGAGCGCGGCCAGTACGAGTTCGCCGAGCAGGAGGCCCGAGCGAAGGGCGCCGGGCTCTGGGTGGACAAGCGGGCGATGGCGCCTTGGGAATGGCGGCGCGAGCGGCGCTCGAAGCCCTGA
- a CDS encoding HNH endonuclease — protein sequence MGTHRISTLRSLACSAQDGKCFYCYRAMGREVTAEHLKARMDGGRNARENIVAACRYCNQQRHALFGRSAPGPDTYGFYVLLMLAAGLWGPDHSGTSAPKRAATIARPTATRGVAPSCQGARPSGKRLPGLPVTIAHHVWPFPGIGAT from the coding sequence ATGGGCACACATCGCATTTCGACCCTTCGAAGCCTCGCCTGCAGCGCGCAAGATGGTAAATGTTTTTACTGTTATCGAGCGATGGGTCGCGAGGTCACGGCCGAGCATCTGAAGGCTCGCATGGACGGCGGCCGCAACGCGCGCGAGAACATCGTTGCGGCCTGTCGATACTGCAATCAGCAGCGCCACGCGCTCTTTGGCCGAAGCGCGCCAGGCCCTGACACCTATGGGTTCTACGTTTTGTTGATGTTGGCTGCTGGTCTCTGGGGGCCTGATCACTCCGGCACCTCGGCCCCGAAGCGAGCAGCAACGATTGCGCGGCCGACAGCGACGCGCGGCGTGGCCCCTTCCTGCCAGGGCGCTCGGCCGTCCGGGAAGCGGCTTCCAGGTTTGCCAGTGACGATCGCGCACCATGTGTGGCCCTTCCCGGGCATCGGCGCGACGTGA
- a CDS encoding thiazole synthase codes for MTTTPNDPLVLYGETFHSRLLLGTARYPSPDLLEAAVKRAKPAMLTASLRRQTANQGSGNSELGNGFWELLRRLEVPVLPNTAGCHSVQEVVATAQMARELFGTPWIKLELIGDDYTLQPDTLNLVDAASQLIRDGFKVLPYCTEDLVLCQRLVDIGCQAVMPWAAPIGTGRGPVNPYALQVLRDRLEVPMLVDAGLGLPSHACQVMEWGFDGVLLNTAVALAQDPVAMAGAFADAVQAGRAARRAGAMAAQDAAQASTPVLGTPFWHHAG; via the coding sequence ATGACCACGACCCCGAACGATCCGCTGGTGCTCTACGGCGAGACCTTCCACAGCCGCCTGCTGCTGGGCACCGCGCGCTACCCCTCGCCCGACCTGCTCGAGGCCGCCGTGAAGCGCGCGAAGCCCGCGATGCTCACGGCCTCGCTGCGGCGCCAGACCGCCAACCAGGGCTCGGGCAACAGCGAGCTCGGCAACGGCTTCTGGGAGCTGCTGCGCCGGCTCGAGGTGCCGGTGCTGCCCAACACCGCGGGCTGCCACAGCGTGCAGGAGGTGGTCGCCACCGCGCAGATGGCGCGCGAGTTGTTCGGCACGCCGTGGATCAAGCTCGAGCTGATCGGCGACGACTACACGCTGCAGCCCGACACGCTGAACCTGGTCGATGCCGCCTCGCAGCTGATCCGCGACGGCTTCAAGGTGCTGCCCTACTGCACCGAGGACCTGGTGCTGTGCCAGCGGCTGGTCGACATCGGCTGCCAGGCCGTGATGCCGTGGGCCGCGCCGATCGGCACCGGCCGCGGGCCGGTCAACCCCTATGCGCTGCAGGTGCTGCGCGACCGGCTCGAGGTGCCGATGCTGGTCGACGCGGGACTGGGCCTGCCCTCGCATGCCTGCCAGGTGATGGAGTGGGGCTTCGACGGCGTGCTGCTGAACACCGCCGTCGCTCTCGCGCAGGACCCGGTCGCGATGGCCGGTGCCTTCGCCGATGCGGTGCAGGCCGGCCGGGCCGCGCGCCGCGCCGGCGCCATGGCCGCGCAGGATGCGGCGCAGGCCAGCACGCCGGTGCTGGGCACGCCGTTCTGGCATCACGCGGGATGA
- the thiE gene encoding thiamine phosphate synthase, producing the protein MNHERQPDRARVAHEIVAAHGLRFGAATSAPAAAIAYSADDAIYRGARQACGALGFIGIDAECIARAWRAQSERLGGFDAQRWPDAPADFGLREFPPAARDNAFAPCPEQLGLYAVLPDAAWVGRMARAGVPTVQLRFKSEDATAVAREVRAAVEAVQGTGALLFINDHWRVAIEARAYGVHLGQEDLDALAPEELRQIHAAGLRLGVSTHGYAEMVRADAVSPSYIAMGAVYPTTLKKMATAPQGVARLAAYARLLRGYPQVGIGGIDALRLPEVLATGVGSVAVVRALVAAEDPEGTAAQWMAAIDAHRTASAAKP; encoded by the coding sequence ATGAACCACGAACGGCAACCGGACCGCGCGCGCGTCGCGCATGAGATCGTCGCGGCGCATGGCCTGCGCTTCGGCGCCGCCACCTCGGCCCCCGCGGCCGCCATCGCCTACAGCGCCGACGACGCCATCTACCGCGGCGCGCGACAGGCCTGCGGCGCGCTTGGCTTCATCGGCATCGACGCCGAATGCATCGCACGCGCCTGGCGCGCGCAGAGCGAGCGCCTCGGCGGCTTCGATGCGCAGCGCTGGCCCGATGCGCCCGCCGATTTCGGCCTGCGCGAATTTCCGCCGGCGGCGCGCGACAACGCCTTCGCGCCCTGCCCCGAGCAGCTCGGCCTCTATGCCGTGCTGCCCGATGCGGCCTGGGTCGGCCGCATGGCGCGCGCGGGCGTGCCGACGGTGCAGCTGCGCTTCAAGTCCGAGGACGCGACGGCCGTGGCGCGCGAAGTGCGCGCGGCCGTCGAGGCCGTGCAGGGCACCGGCGCGCTGCTGTTCATCAACGACCACTGGCGCGTGGCGATCGAGGCGCGTGCCTACGGCGTGCACCTGGGCCAGGAAGACCTCGATGCGCTCGCGCCCGAGGAACTGCGACAGATCCACGCCGCCGGCCTGCGCCTGGGCGTCAGCACGCACGGCTATGCCGAGATGGTGCGCGCCGACGCCGTGAGCCCGAGCTACATCGCGATGGGCGCGGTCTATCCGACCACGCTCAAGAAGATGGCGACCGCGCCGCAGGGCGTGGCGCGGCTCGCGGCCTATGCGCGATTGCTGCGCGGCTATCCGCAGGTGGGCATCGGCGGCATCGACGCGTTGCGCCTGCCCGAGGTGCTCGCCACCGGCGTCGGTTCCGTCGCCGTGGTGCGCGCGCTGGTGGCCGCCGAGGACCCCGAAGGCACGGCCGCGCAATGGATGGCCGCCATCGACGCCCACCGCACCGCATCGGCTGCGAAGCCCTGA
- the thiS gene encoding sulfur carrier protein ThiS codes for MNILINDKPFALPEHATLTDALAALNATPPFAVAVNREFVPRSAYAARALRPDDRVEVIRPVTGG; via the coding sequence ATGAACATCCTGATCAATGACAAGCCCTTCGCGCTGCCCGAGCACGCCACGCTGACCGACGCACTCGCCGCGCTGAATGCCACGCCGCCCTTCGCGGTGGCCGTGAACCGCGAGTTCGTGCCGCGCTCGGCCTATGCCGCGCGCGCGCTGCGGCCCGACGACCGCGTCGAAGTGATCCGCCCCGTGACGGGCGGCTGA
- a CDS encoding FAD-dependent oxidoreductase — MNLPFRSMAILGAGLMGRLMAVTLARAGCRVDLYEAGSAEAEGAAARVAAAMLAPLAESAVAPVPLVRMGHHALSRWPELLAPLARPVFFQREGTLVLWHRQDANEAARLARVLAHTGTQVPELAPMRTLDGAGIEALEPSLGRRFASGLFLPGEGQLDNRALLAALLATLQADDKVTLHWQSPRAPEDFAPGSPGQPDWLIDCRGLGARPQWNALRGVRGEVIRVHAPDVTLARPTRLVHPRYPLYIAPKPEGLFVIGATEIESNDMSPASVRSTLELLSAAYAVHSGFAEARIVEIATQCRPTLPDNLPALRQPRPRVLQINGLYRHGFMIAPALLDVAMEWLAQGRSPLAQGFGLETP; from the coding sequence ATGAACCTGCCCTTTCGATCGATGGCGATCCTCGGCGCGGGCCTCATGGGCCGGCTGATGGCCGTGACGCTCGCGCGGGCCGGCTGCCGTGTCGACCTTTACGAAGCGGGCAGCGCCGAGGCCGAAGGCGCGGCCGCGCGCGTGGCGGCGGCCATGCTCGCGCCGCTGGCCGAGTCGGCGGTGGCGCCGGTGCCGCTGGTGCGCATGGGCCACCACGCGCTGTCACGCTGGCCCGAGCTGCTCGCTCCGCTGGCGCGGCCGGTGTTCTTCCAGCGCGAAGGCACGCTGGTGCTGTGGCACCGGCAGGATGCGAACGAGGCCGCGCGGCTCGCGCGCGTGCTGGCCCACACCGGCACGCAGGTGCCCGAGCTGGCGCCGATGCGCACGCTCGATGGAGCGGGCATCGAGGCGCTCGAGCCCTCGCTGGGCCGGCGCTTCGCCAGCGGGCTGTTCCTGCCCGGCGAAGGCCAGCTCGACAACCGCGCGCTGTTGGCCGCCTTGCTCGCGACCTTGCAGGCCGACGACAAGGTCACGCTGCACTGGCAGTCGCCGCGCGCGCCCGAGGACTTCGCGCCCGGTTCGCCGGGCCAGCCCGATTGGCTGATCGACTGCCGCGGCCTCGGTGCCCGGCCGCAGTGGAACGCGCTGCGCGGCGTGCGCGGCGAGGTGATCCGCGTACATGCGCCCGACGTGACGCTGGCGCGGCCCACGCGGCTCGTGCATCCGCGCTATCCGCTCTACATCGCGCCCAAGCCCGAAGGCCTGTTCGTGATCGGCGCGACCGAGATCGAATCGAACGACATGTCGCCCGCGAGCGTGCGCTCGACGCTCGAACTGCTGAGTGCCGCCTATGCGGTGCACAGCGGCTTCGCCGAGGCGCGCATCGTCGAGATCGCGACGCAGTGCCGCCCCACCCTGCCCGACAACCTGCCCGCGCTGCGCCAGCCGCGGCCGCGCGTGCTGCAGATCAACGGCCTGTACCGCCACGGTTTCATGATCGCGCCCGCGCTGCTCGACGTCGCGATGGAGTGGCTCGCGCAGGGCCGCTCGCCGCTGGCGCAGGGCTTCGGCCTGGAGACCCCATGA
- a CDS encoding TonB-dependent siderophore receptor yields the protein MTHPSLLLSRTPIACAMAALLAAHGAFAQTQDTTALPAVTVNPAAVAPPAEVSGFGDVPLRELPLSATVIDSNQLRASGARRLADLTQFDASVTDAYNSAGYWDYLTVRGFVLDNRFNYRREGLPISAETSIPLDNKERVEILRGTSGIQAGTSAPGGLVNYVVKRPTEHDLRTVRIETTSRGSLLGAVDFGGRFGAQREFGYRINVAAENLKPLVHDLDGNRNLFSLAADWRITRDSVLEFEIEKSRKTQPSQNGYSLLGARLPAPVDPRINLNNQPWSQPSEFDALTGTLRFSQAINADWRWSAQIGRQRLRTDDRLAYAFGCGAEGNYDRYCSDGTFDVYDFRSENERRTQTAGSLNLKGNVMTGSVRHELGIGLLQSRVRNRFQNQAYNYAGTGNIWATSFVPPAPDAATPQTNRDERSTELTLQDAIRWNERFTTWVGVRHTRLDRSSIGNDGSDPTGYKQEVTTPWVAVSYVLRPELLAYASWGKGVESQVVPNRPDLYSNAGQALAALASRQWELGLKGGNEAFNWQLAWFDISRPLTNLDACGESCTVRNDGRAVHRGLEAGAQWNQGPWRLDGSVSVIDAKRRGSTADPALNGQSPTNVPKQVLRAQVAYRVPAVAGLEIAGQLSYEGRRNVLLDGSIRLPSWTRLDAVLRYDTRLNGVNTSWSLAVDNVFDRRYWKESPYQFSHVYLFPGAPRTLRLGVSIAL from the coding sequence ATGACGCATCCTTCTCTCCTTCTTTCGCGCACGCCCATTGCCTGCGCGATGGCCGCCCTGCTCGCCGCCCACGGCGCCTTCGCCCAGACACAGGACACCACCGCGCTGCCCGCCGTGACCGTGAACCCGGCCGCCGTCGCGCCGCCGGCCGAGGTCAGCGGCTTCGGCGACGTGCCGCTGCGCGAGCTGCCGCTGTCGGCCACCGTGATCGACAGCAACCAGCTGCGCGCGAGCGGCGCGCGCCGTCTCGCCGACCTCACGCAGTTCGATGCCTCGGTGACCGATGCCTACAACTCAGCCGGCTACTGGGACTACCTCACGGTGCGCGGCTTCGTGCTCGACAACCGCTTCAACTATCGGCGCGAGGGCCTGCCGATCAGCGCCGAGACCTCGATCCCGCTCGACAACAAGGAGCGCGTCGAGATCCTGCGCGGCACCAGCGGCATCCAGGCCGGCACCAGCGCGCCGGGCGGGCTCGTCAACTACGTGGTCAAGCGGCCGACCGAACACGATCTGCGCACCGTGCGCATCGAGACCACGAGCCGCGGCAGCCTGCTCGGCGCGGTCGACTTCGGCGGACGCTTCGGCGCGCAGCGCGAGTTCGGCTACCGGATCAACGTCGCGGCCGAGAACCTCAAGCCGCTGGTGCACGACCTCGACGGCAACCGCAACCTGTTCTCGCTCGCGGCCGACTGGCGCATCACGCGCGACTCGGTGCTCGAGTTCGAGATCGAGAAGAGCCGCAAGACGCAGCCGAGCCAGAACGGTTACAGCCTGCTGGGTGCCCGGTTGCCGGCGCCGGTCGATCCGCGCATCAACCTCAACAACCAGCCCTGGTCGCAGCCTTCGGAATTCGATGCGCTGACCGGCACCTTGCGCTTCAGCCAGGCCATCAACGCCGACTGGCGCTGGAGCGCGCAGATCGGCCGGCAGCGGCTGCGCACCGACGACCGCCTGGCCTACGCCTTCGGCTGCGGCGCCGAGGGCAACTACGACCGCTACTGCAGCGACGGCACCTTCGACGTCTACGACTTCCGCAGCGAGAACGAGCGCCGCACGCAGACCGCGGGCAGCCTCAACCTCAAGGGCAACGTGATGACCGGCAGCGTGCGGCACGAGCTCGGCATCGGCCTCTTGCAAAGCCGCGTGCGCAACCGCTTCCAGAACCAGGCCTACAACTACGCGGGCACCGGCAACATCTGGGCGACCTCGTTCGTGCCGCCGGCGCCCGACGCCGCCACGCCGCAGACCAACCGCGACGAGCGCTCGACCGAGCTCACCCTGCAGGACGCGATCCGCTGGAACGAGCGCTTCACCACCTGGGTCGGCGTGCGCCACACGCGGCTCGACCGCAGCAGCATCGGCAACGACGGCTCCGACCCGACCGGCTACAAGCAGGAGGTGACCACCCCGTGGGTGGCCGTGAGCTACGTGCTGCGGCCCGAGCTGCTGGCCTATGCGAGCTGGGGCAAGGGCGTGGAATCGCAAGTGGTGCCGAACCGGCCCGACCTCTACAGCAATGCGGGGCAGGCGCTCGCGGCGCTCGCGTCGCGGCAATGGGAGCTGGGCCTCAAGGGCGGCAACGAGGCCTTCAATTGGCAGCTCGCGTGGTTCGACATCTCGCGGCCGCTGACCAACCTCGATGCCTGCGGCGAATCGTGCACGGTGCGCAACGACGGCCGCGCCGTGCATCGCGGGCTGGAGGCCGGCGCGCAATGGAACCAGGGACCCTGGCGGCTCGACGGCAGCGTGTCGGTCATCGATGCGAAGCGCCGCGGCAGCACGGCCGATCCCGCGCTCAACGGGCAGTCGCCGACCAACGTGCCCAAGCAGGTGCTGCGCGCGCAGGTCGCCTACCGCGTGCCCGCGGTGGCGGGCCTCGAGATCGCGGGACAGCTGTCGTACGAAGGCCGGCGCAACGTGCTGCTCGATGGTTCGATCCGCCTGCCGTCGTGGACGCGTCTCGATGCGGTGCTGCGCTACGACACCAGGCTCAACGGCGTGAACACCAGCTGGTCGCTGGCCGTCGACAACGTCTTCGATCGCCGCTACTGGAAGGAATCGCCCTATCAGTTCAGCCACGTCTACCTGTTCCCGGGCGCACCGCGCACGCTGCGGCTCGGCGTGAGTATCGCGCTCTGA
- a CDS encoding SOS response-associated peptidase family protein, whose product MCTRYISAEDREIEAFWAIDRKTNRRNDWKNLLQVFPLSGAAFIRRARDVTEYEREMVFGQWGMIPPWSPTHIPQAKQTKEQKEKDQPGKRLSTVNSRTDRMEKSFTFRNAWKRGQRCIIPASSFDEPNWETGKNVWWRFRRADAKPWGLAGLWDVWKDPKTGEEWDSYTMLTLNANLHPLMSRMHKIEIDRKTGQEIFDKRSVVPLEEHNFDRWLTCTVDDARQMLELPSADLMAAGPAGEGGAPEAEEEAAEA is encoded by the coding sequence ATGTGCACCCGTTACATTTCCGCTGAGGACCGCGAGATCGAAGCCTTCTGGGCGATCGACCGGAAGACCAATCGCCGCAACGACTGGAAGAACCTGCTGCAGGTGTTTCCGCTGTCAGGTGCAGCCTTCATACGCCGCGCGCGCGACGTGACGGAGTACGAGCGGGAGATGGTGTTTGGACAGTGGGGGATGATCCCGCCGTGGTCACCGACGCACATCCCTCAGGCGAAGCAGACGAAGGAGCAGAAGGAGAAGGACCAGCCGGGCAAGAGGCTCAGCACGGTCAACTCGCGCACCGACCGTATGGAGAAGTCCTTCACTTTTCGCAATGCGTGGAAGCGGGGGCAGCGGTGCATCATCCCGGCCAGCAGCTTTGATGAGCCCAACTGGGAAACCGGGAAGAACGTCTGGTGGCGCTTCCGTCGCGCCGACGCGAAGCCTTGGGGCCTGGCTGGTCTTTGGGACGTCTGGAAGGACCCAAAGACCGGCGAAGAGTGGGACAGCTACACGATGCTCACCCTCAACGCGAACCTTCACCCGTTGATGTCGCGCATGCACAAGATCGAGATCGATCGGAAGACGGGCCAGGAGATCTTCGACAAGCGGTCGGTCGTGCCGCTCGAGGAGCACAACTTCGATCGTTGGCTGACGTGCACCGTGGACGATGCGCGGCAGATGCTCGAGCTGCCGTCAGCGGACTTGATGGCGGCCGGCCCGGCTGGAGAAGGCGGAGCGCCAGAGGCCGAGGAAGAGGCCGCCGAGGCTTGA
- the thiD gene encoding bifunctional hydroxymethylpyrimidine kinase/phosphomethylpyrimidine kinase, whose protein sequence is MTQGPTQRYARVLSIAGSDSGGGAGIQADLKTFAALGCYGMTAITALTAQNTLGVTGIHGVPPAFLKAQIQAVVEDIGVDAVKLGMLHAPEVVEVVAWAIDHYRLPNVVLDPVMVATSGDRLIAAETVQVLVRELFPRAAVVTPNLDETALLIGHAIDGIGALDGAADELLALGARAVLLKGGHLPGSEVVDVLLQSSGERTRLASRRIESRNLHGTGCTLSSAIAAHLALGAALPEAVERARAYILGAMAAAVDVRVGAGHGPLNHGFAPVPTQRLPLRASAG, encoded by the coding sequence ATGACCCAAGGACCCACCCAGCGCTATGCGCGCGTGCTCTCGATCGCCGGCTCCGACAGCGGCGGCGGCGCCGGCATCCAGGCCGATCTCAAGACCTTCGCGGCCCTCGGCTGCTACGGCATGACGGCCATCACCGCGCTCACCGCGCAGAACACGCTCGGCGTCACGGGCATCCACGGCGTGCCGCCGGCCTTCCTCAAGGCGCAGATCCAGGCCGTGGTCGAGGACATCGGCGTCGACGCGGTCAAGCTCGGCATGCTGCATGCGCCCGAGGTGGTCGAGGTCGTGGCCTGGGCCATCGACCACTACCGCCTGCCGAACGTGGTGCTCGATCCGGTGATGGTCGCCACCAGCGGCGACCGCCTGATCGCGGCCGAGACGGTGCAGGTGCTGGTGCGCGAACTGTTCCCGCGCGCCGCGGTGGTCACGCCCAATCTCGACGAGACGGCCCTGCTGATCGGCCATGCGATCGACGGCATCGGCGCGCTCGATGGCGCGGCCGACGAGCTGCTGGCGCTGGGCGCGCGCGCCGTGCTGCTCAAGGGCGGCCACCTGCCGGGCAGCGAGGTGGTCGACGTGCTGTTGCAATCCAGTGGGGAACGCACGCGCCTGGCCTCGCGCCGTATCGAGAGCCGCAACCTGCACGGCACCGGCTGCACGCTGTCGTCGGCCATCGCCGCGCACCTGGCATTGGGTGCTGCGCTGCCCGAGGCGGTGGAGCGCGCACGCGCCTACATCCTCGGCGCGATGGCGGCCGCTGTCGACGTGCGGGTCGGCGCCGGTCATGGCCCGCTCAACCACGGCTTTGCGCCAGTGCCGACGCAGCGCCTGCCGCTGCGGGCTTCGGCCGGCTGA